A region from the Planktothrix tepida PCC 9214 genome encodes:
- a CDS encoding helix-turn-helix domain-containing protein: protein MNIIDEIDDFINQTKDPREIKRAIAVKLKLQGKAYREIQDLLQVSQGFISQWKNRVLVEGVDSLKLQYKGRKGYLSPEDKQKIIEELRERDWLRLSDLQVLLEREYG, encoded by the coding sequence ATGAATATAATCGACGAAATAGACGATTTTATCAATCAGACAAAAGATCCTAGAGAAATTAAAAGAGCGATCGCTGTCAAACTCAAATTACAAGGTAAAGCCTACCGGGAAATTCAAGACTTATTACAAGTTTCTCAAGGATTTATTAGCCAATGGAAAAATCGGGTGCTTGTGGAAGGAGTAGACAGTTTAAAACTTCAATATAAAGGAAGGAAAGGTTATCTAAGCCCTGAAGACAAACAGAAAATTATTGAAGAATTAAGGGAAAGAGATTGGTTAAGATTGTCTGATTTACAAGTTTTGTTAGAAAGGGAGTATGGA